A single Epinephelus lanceolatus isolate andai-2023 chromosome 22, ASM4190304v1, whole genome shotgun sequence DNA region contains:
- the LOC144459883 gene encoding uncharacterized protein LOC144459883: MMCIILLLINLTSCVCGTFVVNVTQTSYQAEENHNITLEWMFTTKTGNSLKSLFIYCELLTDLRASVLFHLHGGVEVPESQDEQFTGRVQCDKDVLREGRLRLHVSRFRTDDSGLYMCDVSTHYGGSAATCRLNVTAAADEPRSQRPTKTPPSDSPQPEDWGMIVFVVSLIPTALVYLCFGFCLAYSCFRIRLEKCPLSHTVAM; the protein is encoded by the exons atgatgtgcatcatcctgctgctcatcaacctgacctcctgtgtctgtg gaacatttgtagtcaatgtgacacagacctcctatcaggcagaggagaaccacaacaTCACACTGGAGTGGATGTTCACGACTAAAACTGGCAACTCCCTCAAGTCCCTTTTTATCTACTGTGAACTGTTAACTGATCTCAGAGCCTCAGTCCTGTTTCATCTACATGGAGGTGTTGAGGTCCCAGAGTCTCAGGATGAACAGTTTACAGGACGAGTCCAGTGTGACAAAGACGTCCTCAGAGAGGGAcgactcagacttcatgtgtccAGATTCAGGACTGATGACTCAGGACTGTATATGTGTGATGTGTCCACACATTATGGTGGGAGCGCTGCTACATGTCGGCTCAATGTCACTG cagctgctgatgaGCCCAGATCTCAAAGACCAACAAAGACTCCACCATCAGACAGTCCACAACCAGAGGATTGGGGGATGATCGTCTTCGTTGTTAGCCTAATACCCACAGCTCTAGTGTATCTCTGTTTTGGATTCTGCTTAGCCTATAGTTGTTTTAGAATACGTCTGGAGAAGTGCCCTCTAAGCCACACAGTGGCTATGTGA
- the LOC144459881 gene encoding uncharacterized protein LOC144459881 yields MMCIILLLINLPSCVCGTFVVNVTQTSYQAEENHNITLEFTFTTKIDSSLHSLYIYCQLLTDLRASGLFHLHGGVEVLTDEQFTGRVQCDKDVLREGRLRLHVSRLRTDDSGQILCDVDTNYGSSTATCRLNVTAAADEPKPQRPTESPQPESPQPESPQPESRGRIGLYVGLTAAALLTLCVGLCFAFKAHFAKSADKRDHFCAVV; encoded by the exons atgatgtgcatcatcctgctgctcatcaacctgccctcctgtgtctgtg gaacatttgtagtcaatgtgacacagacctcctatcaggcagaggagaaccacaacaTCACACTGGAATTCACCTTCACAACCAAAATTGACAGCTCCCTCCACTCCCTTTATATCTACTGTCAACTGTTAACTGATCTCAGAGCCTCAGGTCTGTTTCATCTACATGGAGGTGTTGAGGTCCTAACAGATGAACAGTTTACAGGACGAGTCCAGTGTGACAAAGACGTCCTCAGAGAGGGAcgactcagacttcatgtgtccAGACTCAGGACTGATGACTCGGGTCAGATCCTGTGTGATGTGGACACAAATTATGGCAGCAGCACTGCTACATGTCGGCTCAATGTCACTG cagctgctgatgaGCCCAAACCTCAGAGACCAACAGAGAGTCCACAACCAGAGAGTCCACAACCAGAGAGTCCACAACCAGAGAGTCGGGGAAGGATCGGCCTCTATGTTggactgacagcagcagctctactgacTCTCTGTGTCGGACTCTGTTTTGCCTTCAAAGCTCATTTTGCTAAATCTGCTGATAAGAGAGATCATTTCTGTGCAGTCGTGTAG
- the LOC144459880 gene encoding uncharacterized protein LOC144459880, whose product MMCIILLLINLTSCVCGTFVVNVTQTSYQAEENHNITLEFTFTTKTCSSLKYLYINCDRRNNLSASVLFRLHGGVEVPESQDEQFTGRVQCDKDVLREGRLRLHVSRLRTDDSGLYECAVVTKYGRNSATCRLNVTAARDRPEPQTPNTTSRPQPESRGRIGLYCGLAAAALLSVCFCVLIHLQSRKQDLYSHSSGGFKKSSSNDERKQFDQECYGDKTV is encoded by the exons atgatgtgcatcatcctgctgctcatcaacctgacctcctgtgtctgtg gaacatttgtagtcaatgtgacacagacctcctatcaggcagaggagaaccacaacaTCACACTGGAATTCACCTTCACAACTAAAACTTGCAGCTCCCTTaagtatttatatattaattgtGATAGGAGAAATAATCTCAGCGCCTCAGTCCTGTTTCGTCTACATGGAGGTGTTGAGGTCCCAGAGTCTCAGGATGAACAGTTTACAGGACGAGTCCAGTGTGACAAAGACGTCCTCAGAGAGGGAcgactcagacttcatgtgtccAGACTCAGGACTGATGACTCAGGACTGTATGAGTGTGCAGTCGTCACAAAGTATGGGAGGAACTCTGCTACATGTCGGCTCAATGTCACTG CAGCGAGGGATCGACCTGAACCTCAGACACCAAACACAACAAGTCGTCCACAGCCAGAGAGTCGAGGAAGGATCGGCCTTTACTGTGgactggcagcagcagctctactgagtgtttgtttctgtgtattAATTCACCTTCAGTCCAGAAAACAAGATTTGTACTCACACTCCAGTGGAGGATTTAAGAAAAGTTCATCAAATGATGAGAGGAAACAGTTTGATCAGGAATGTTATGGAGACAAAACTGTTTGA